One Diospyros lotus cultivar Yz01 chromosome 1, ASM1463336v1, whole genome shotgun sequence genomic window carries:
- the LOC127810417 gene encoding uncharacterized protein LOC127810417, producing the protein MDEFEFERILNLFPIVRPRHYQYQANSASSRRLTAQSAQNKIKERQDVWDMTDRKEIAIQGIKQDAFWERLKMAAEKKVGAAEAERLCKAFQRIHLKLVYEELSPDAARSFLSSYKSSGE; encoded by the exons ATGGATGAGTTCGAATTCGAACGCATTCTCAATCTCTTCCCAATTGTTCGTCCTCGCCATTATCAGTATCAA gCCAACTCTGCATCATCAAGAAGATTGACTGCTCAATCAGCACAAAACAAG ATAAAGGAAAGGCAGGATGTATGGGATATGACTGatagaaaagaaattgcaaTTCAAGGAATTAAACAGG ATGCATTTTGGGAAAGATTAAAGATGGCTGCAGAAAAGAAG GTGGGTGCAGCAGAGGCAGAAAGACTTTGCAAGGCTTTCCAGAGAATTCACTTGAAACTT GTGTATGAAGAGTTGAGTCCAGATGCGGCCAGAAGCTTTTTGAGTTCATATAAGAGTTCTGGAGAATAA